One Sphaerisporangium krabiense DNA segment encodes these proteins:
- a CDS encoding phosphatase PAP2 family protein: protein MVTEASQVRTADGSRWSSTAAWAARLLLLPVVLIALVTDGVGWLITRPLHSEVAGELAVNQGLEQDRTSLFNTLTHYGSMLSDTPVIVVLTAIAAIAFRLVFHRWRESIFIILAVWSQSLVFLQATVFIQRPRPQVHHLDPAPPTSSFPSGHTSAAVGFYCGMALVLALHAHRHALLKALWWGLGLAGPLIVAVSRLYRGMHHLTDVTWGLVLGFACLAVVGYAILGTPLFPGGRGRAVDTR from the coding sequence ATGGTCACGGAGGCTAGTCAGGTCAGGACGGCGGACGGCTCCCGGTGGTCCTCCACCGCGGCATGGGCCGCGCGCCTTCTCTTACTCCCGGTCGTGCTGATCGCGCTCGTCACCGACGGCGTCGGGTGGCTGATCACCAGGCCGCTGCACAGCGAGGTGGCGGGCGAGCTCGCGGTCAACCAGGGCCTGGAGCAGGACCGCACATCGCTGTTCAACACCCTCACGCACTACGGGTCCATGCTGTCGGACACGCCGGTGATCGTGGTGCTCACCGCGATCGCCGCGATCGCCTTCCGGCTGGTCTTCCACCGCTGGCGTGAATCGATCTTCATCATCCTCGCCGTGTGGTCGCAGTCGCTGGTGTTCCTGCAGGCCACCGTGTTCATCCAGCGGCCGCGCCCCCAGGTCCACCACCTGGACCCCGCGCCGCCGACCTCCAGCTTCCCCTCCGGCCACACCAGCGCCGCCGTCGGCTTCTACTGCGGCATGGCGCTGGTCCTGGCCCTGCACGCCCACCGTCACGCCCTGCTCAAGGCGCTGTGGTGGGGCCTCGGGCTCGCGGGCCCGCTCATCGTCGCCGTCTCGCGCCTGTACCGGGGCATGCACCACCTCACGGACGTGACGTGGGGCCTGGTGCTCGGGTTCGCCTGCCTGGCCGTCGTCGGCTACGCGATCCTCGGCACGCCGCTGTTCCCCGGCGGGCGAGGACGCGCGGTGGACACCCGGTAG
- a CDS encoding phosphatase PAP2 family protein, whose amino-acid sequence MSTYGDHLGSRRDGLTRGADRRNKGIKGIDGNKAGPDTVERPGGTGGWFGRRFDRERRLGLRLTLASGAVFLALVPFTLLLVLVQTSFGPLNDLDESVARDLHAFAVGRPGWVTALQIWTHVFAPEVWRVVVGLAAIYLVWRRAPRLAAWAVTTITVGGLLGLALKVIVARARPHLPDPVAIAPGASFPSGHALNATLGAGVMVLLILPMLRGRQRTIAWAVAGVIVAGVAYTRVALGVHWVSDVTAGIVLGVAVIAATTAAFETWRREIGRRPAAPHREGVEPEAKEEISPKGREHGHGG is encoded by the coding sequence ATGAGTACGTACGGTGATCATCTCGGTTCGCGGCGTGACGGCCTGACGCGCGGGGCGGACCGGCGGAACAAAGGGATCAAGGGCATCGACGGCAACAAGGCCGGGCCTGACACGGTGGAGAGGCCGGGCGGAACGGGCGGCTGGTTCGGCAGGCGGTTCGACCGCGAGAGACGGCTCGGGCTCCGGCTCACGCTGGCCTCCGGCGCGGTGTTCCTGGCCCTGGTGCCGTTCACGCTGCTGCTCGTCCTGGTCCAGACCTCCTTCGGCCCGCTGAACGACCTGGACGAGAGCGTCGCCCGCGACCTGCACGCCTTCGCGGTCGGCCGGCCCGGCTGGGTGACGGCCCTGCAGATCTGGACGCACGTCTTCGCCCCCGAGGTCTGGCGCGTGGTCGTCGGCCTGGCCGCGATCTACCTGGTGTGGCGGCGCGCGCCGCGGCTCGCCGCGTGGGCGGTCACCACGATCACCGTCGGCGGGCTGCTCGGGCTGGCGCTGAAGGTGATCGTCGCGCGCGCCCGTCCGCACCTGCCCGACCCCGTGGCGATCGCGCCGGGCGCGTCGTTCCCGTCCGGCCACGCCCTCAACGCCACCCTGGGCGCGGGGGTGATGGTCCTGCTGATCCTGCCCATGCTGCGCGGCAGGCAGCGGACGATCGCCTGGGCCGTCGCCGGGGTGATCGTCGCCGGCGTCGCCTACACGCGGGTCGCCCTCGGCGTGCACTGGGTCAGCGACGTGACGGCGGGCATCGTGCTCGGCGTGGCGGTGATCGCCGCCACGACCGCGGCCTTCGAGACATGGCGTCGTGAGATCGGCCGCCGCCCCGCCGCGCCGCACCGCGAGGGCGTGGAACCGGAGGCCAAGGAAGAGATATCCCCGAAGGGAAGAGAGCATGGTCACGGAGGCTAG
- a CDS encoding YihY/virulence factor BrkB family protein, with the protein MGTANTVPETRSMTGEELDADDAWATLRRYGGWHLVRDSIVRFRYGDGFSHSRALAFQICLSVIPGVIAVVGLSSVLHQESLGRALELAIHRFAPVSGAQVVRDALEVGRRHAGDGGAIALWLGLLTALSGLTTAMAQVERGANRIYGVERDSPFRRKYLKALVMAVTAGSFMTVGFIILVGGTGLGRAFAEVYHWSDTALTAWTLLRWPAGFLLAVLSASVLFRAAPRRRQPGHTWLAGGAIVALGLWTVFSWGLSLYVERSGSFGQTYGPLTAVMALMLWSLLSSVALFLGLSFAAQLEACRGGVGRPATPDPGPAGGPAHGGPRPRGVEMSEVRQAAEVG; encoded by the coding sequence GTGGGAACCGCCAACACGGTGCCCGAGACCCGGTCGATGACCGGCGAGGAGCTCGACGCCGACGACGCGTGGGCCACGCTGCGCCGCTACGGCGGATGGCACCTCGTCCGCGACTCGATCGTGCGCTTCCGCTACGGGGACGGCTTCAGCCACTCGCGGGCGCTGGCCTTCCAGATCTGCCTGTCGGTGATCCCCGGCGTCATCGCCGTCGTGGGGCTCAGCTCCGTCCTCCATCAGGAGAGCCTCGGCCGCGCCCTCGAACTGGCCATCCACCGGTTCGCGCCCGTGTCCGGGGCGCAGGTGGTCAGGGACGCCCTGGAGGTCGGCCGCCGCCACGCCGGCGACGGAGGCGCCATCGCCCTGTGGCTCGGCCTGCTGACCGCGCTGTCCGGGCTGACCACGGCCATGGCCCAGGTCGAGCGGGGCGCCAACCGCATCTACGGCGTCGAACGCGACAGCCCCTTCCGCCGCAAGTACCTGAAGGCGCTGGTCATGGCGGTCACCGCCGGGTCGTTCATGACGGTGGGCTTCATCATCCTGGTCGGCGGCACGGGTCTCGGCCGCGCGTTCGCCGAGGTGTACCACTGGAGCGACACGGCCCTCACCGCGTGGACGCTGCTGCGCTGGCCGGCCGGATTCCTGCTGGCCGTGCTGTCGGCCTCCGTCCTGTTCCGCGCCGCGCCCCGCCGCAGGCAGCCCGGGCACACCTGGCTCGCGGGCGGCGCCATCGTCGCGCTGGGGCTGTGGACGGTCTTCAGCTGGGGCCTGTCCCTGTACGTGGAGAGGTCCGGCTCGTTCGGCCAGACCTACGGCCCGCTGACCGCCGTGATGGCGCTCATGCTGTGGTCCCTGCTCAGCTCGGTGGCGTTGTTCCTCGGCCTGTCCTTCGCCGCGCAGCTGGAGGCGTGCCGCGGCGGCGTGGGACGGCCGGCCACTCCGGACCCGGGGCCGGCGGGCGGCCCGGCCCACGGCGGGCCGCGTCCGCGCGGCGTGGAGATGTCCGAGGTCAGGCAGGCCGCGGAGGTAGGGTGA
- a CDS encoding PP2C family protein-serine/threonine phosphatase, whose translation MSNNATLTLRYAARTDVGLRRQRNEDSVYAGPRLLAVADGMGGHSHGEVASATVIAALSVLDGDPPGSDVLGALGATIAEADRRLRDMADRDPKLTGMGTTLTAMLWDGRRFALAHIGDSRGYMLRDGYLYQITRDHTLVQSLVDDGQMTAEQAAAHPRRSLLMRALGGSGSVEPDLSMRDAYAGDRYLICSDGLSGVVGAGVLHETLSAGDDLGVTAQRLIDLAKEGGGPDNISCVVAEVMAGA comes from the coding sequence ATGTCGAACAACGCGACGCTCACGCTGCGTTACGCGGCTCGCACCGACGTCGGCCTCCGCCGCCAGCGCAACGAGGACTCGGTGTACGCCGGGCCCCGGCTGCTCGCCGTCGCCGACGGCATGGGCGGGCACAGCCACGGCGAGGTGGCGAGCGCGACCGTCATCGCCGCCCTGTCCGTCCTCGACGGCGACCCGCCCGGCTCCGACGTGCTCGGCGCCCTGGGCGCCACCATCGCGGAGGCGGACCGCAGGCTCAGGGACATGGCGGACCGCGACCCCAAACTCACCGGCATGGGCACCACCCTCACGGCCATGCTCTGGGACGGCAGGCGGTTCGCGCTCGCCCACATCGGCGACTCCCGTGGCTACATGCTGCGCGACGGTTACCTTTACCAGATCACCCGCGATCACACCCTCGTCCAGTCCCTCGTGGACGACGGGCAGATGACCGCCGAGCAGGCGGCGGCGCATCCGCGCAGGTCGCTGCTCATGCGCGCGCTCGGCGGCAGCGGCTCGGTCGAGCCCGACCTGTCGATGCGCGACGCCTACGCGGGCGACCGGTACCTCATCTGCTCGGACGGCCTGAGCGGCGTCGTCGGCGCGGGGGTCCTGCACGAGACGCTGAGCGCGGGCGACGACCTCGGCGTGACGGCCCAGCGGCTGATCGACCTCGCCAAGGAGGGCGGCGGGCCGGACAACATCAGTTGCGTGGTCGCCGAGGTCATGGCCGGCGCCTAG
- a CDS encoding HsdM family class I SAM-dependent methyltransferase, producing MGHDAMVNAGDIARLADVGRAAVSNWRRRHDDFPQPVGGTAASPLFSLPEVEDWLRRNGKSYEMSLGDRVWQRVRASGDDLRLGDRVGSAGAFLLYLHRDPGGWKRLSAAPDPVALLPEAAATATADLPVPPAWDLIDAPLYHLLADLAAGEGPAPAFELLCERYAEAHSRQLAVTRPEIAGLLTALVRHDLEDLDDGPPPRDAPEDRPIPGGAPEKGPPPRDAAEDGEPAAASVLDPACGIGALLLPLAGARVLGQEIGDTAALLTAVRLLLRDTHAEIVAGDSLRLDGFPHLRADAVVCDPPFNERAWGYEDLTADPRWEYGLPPRGEPELAWVQHCLAHVRPGGLVAILMPPAAASRRPGKRIRGNLLRAGALRAVVTLQAGGPDLWLLRRPRLGDAPPSQVLLMDAAPAAREASVPGLPAPPSPPGEADGPAAVETAWRAFTADPDKPPPGRCRAVRIIDLLDDEVDLAPARHLPLPADEEDPAAVFVTTAGRFRALAAALPDAPPALDALPRPLDLPSTTIGELVKAGLLTVHQGPPRMPAGTGRTPVLTAADLTAGGVPTGRGSPGPGAVTIQAGDVVAAGVTGDGAARTITEGGAVLGPQLYLYRVDPGRLDADFLAGCLRYAGVWATSRSHPGASRVDARRVRIPRLSLPEQRVYGAAFRRLVELEDRLRETAALGEALIRLGFDGLVGGHLRPSG from the coding sequence ATGGGACACGACGCCATGGTGAACGCGGGCGACATCGCCCGGCTCGCCGACGTCGGCCGCGCCGCCGTGAGCAACTGGCGACGCCGCCACGACGACTTCCCGCAGCCCGTGGGCGGCACGGCGGCGAGCCCGCTGTTCTCCCTTCCCGAGGTCGAGGACTGGCTCCGCCGTAACGGCAAATCGTACGAGATGTCGCTCGGAGACCGGGTGTGGCAGCGGGTGCGTGCCTCCGGCGACGACCTGCGCCTCGGCGACCGGGTCGGCTCCGCGGGCGCCTTCCTGCTCTACCTCCACCGCGACCCCGGCGGCTGGAAGCGGCTCTCCGCCGCCCCCGACCCCGTCGCGCTGCTGCCCGAGGCCGCCGCCACCGCCACCGCCGACCTCCCCGTGCCCCCCGCATGGGACCTCATCGACGCCCCCCTGTACCACCTGCTCGCCGACCTCGCCGCCGGAGAGGGCCCCGCGCCCGCGTTCGAGCTGCTCTGCGAGCGGTACGCCGAGGCCCACTCGCGGCAGCTCGCGGTGACCCGCCCCGAGATCGCCGGCCTGCTCACCGCCCTCGTCCGGCACGACCTGGAGGACCTGGACGACGGCCCGCCCCCCCGCGACGCCCCCGAGGACCGTCCGATTCCCGGCGGCGCCCCCGAGAAGGGTCCGCCTCCCCGCGACGCCGCCGAGGACGGCGAACCGGCCGCGGCCAGTGTCCTCGACCCGGCCTGCGGCATCGGCGCGCTGCTGCTGCCCCTCGCCGGCGCGCGCGTGCTCGGGCAGGAGATCGGCGACACGGCGGCCCTGCTCACGGCCGTGCGCCTGCTGCTGCGCGACACCCACGCCGAGATCGTCGCCGGAGACTCGCTCCGGCTGGACGGCTTCCCCCACCTGCGCGCCGACGCCGTCGTCTGCGACCCGCCGTTCAACGAGCGCGCCTGGGGCTACGAGGACCTCACCGCCGACCCCCGCTGGGAGTACGGGCTGCCGCCGCGCGGCGAGCCCGAGCTGGCCTGGGTGCAGCACTGCCTGGCCCACGTGCGCCCCGGCGGGCTGGTGGCGATCCTCATGCCCCCGGCCGCCGCGAGCCGCCGCCCCGGCAAGCGGATCCGTGGCAACCTGCTGCGCGCGGGCGCGCTGCGGGCCGTGGTCACGCTGCAGGCGGGCGGGCCCGACCTGTGGCTGCTGCGCCGCCCCCGGCTCGGCGACGCACCCCCGTCGCAGGTCCTGCTGATGGACGCCGCTCCCGCCGCGCGGGAGGCGTCCGTGCCGGGGCTCCCGGCGCCGCCGTCCCCGCCCGGGGAGGCGGACGGCCCCGCCGCCGTGGAGACCGCCTGGCGCGCCTTCACGGCCGACCCCGACAAGCCGCCCCCCGGCCGCTGCCGGGCCGTCCGCATCATCGACCTGCTGGACGACGAGGTGGACCTCGCCCCGGCGCGCCACCTGCCGCTGCCCGCCGACGAGGAGGACCCGGCCGCCGTGTTCGTCACGACCGCCGGCCGTTTCCGCGCCCTGGCCGCCGCGCTGCCGGACGCGCCGCCCGCGCTCGACGCCCTTCCCCGCCCGCTGGACCTGCCGAGCACGACCATCGGCGAGCTGGTGAAGGCCGGGCTGCTCACCGTCCACCAGGGACCGCCCCGGATGCCCGCGGGCACAGGCCGGACGCCCGTGCTGACCGCCGCCGACCTGACCGCGGGCGGCGTCCCGACCGGGCGAGGCTCCCCCGGGCCCGGCGCGGTCACGATCCAGGCCGGGGACGTGGTCGCCGCCGGCGTCACCGGCGACGGCGCGGCCCGCACGATCACCGAGGGGGGCGCGGTGCTCGGCCCCCAGCTGTACCTCTACCGGGTGGACCCGGGCCGCCTCGACGCCGACTTCCTGGCCGGCTGCCTGCGGTACGCGGGCGTGTGGGCGACCTCCCGCTCCCATCCGGGGGCGAGCCGCGTCGACGCGCGCCGGGTGCGCATCCCGAGGCTCTCCCTGCCCGAGCAGCGGGTGTACGGCGCGGCGTTCCGCCGGCTCGTCGAGCTGGAGGACCGGCTGCGCGAGACGGCCGCGCTGGGCGAGGCGCTCATCCGGTTAGGCTTTGACGGACTGGTCGGCGGACATCTGCGGCCCAGCGGCTGA
- a CDS encoding serine/threonine-protein kinase, whose translation MVIGDRYVLDDLPLGQGGMGAVYAGHDKHLDRRVAVKFLRFPGGHDAELEQRFMREARILARLEHPGAPVLYDFGTFDQRLFQILQFIDGVTVADLVSEHGPLPVPWAAAIAAQACAVLSAAHSLSICHRDLKPTNLMLCPDGSVKVLDFGLAMVREADVTQFTRIGQILGTPAYMAPEQIQRGLASPRSDLYALGCVLHEMLTGRQLFVGPTEYAVFEKQVNERPPAVPGVPAPLNRLIAALLEKDPDARPPDAVTLYDRLTPFAADLPMLPGFLTPPSISSPGRMYARILGRVLP comes from the coding sequence ATGGTCATCGGCGACCGCTATGTCCTTGACGACCTGCCCCTCGGCCAGGGCGGCATGGGCGCGGTCTACGCCGGGCACGACAAGCACCTCGACCGTCGTGTCGCGGTGAAGTTCCTGCGGTTCCCCGGCGGGCACGACGCCGAGCTGGAACAGCGCTTCATGCGCGAGGCCCGCATCCTCGCCCGGCTCGAACACCCCGGCGCGCCCGTCCTGTACGACTTCGGCACCTTCGACCAGCGTCTCTTCCAGATCCTGCAGTTCATCGACGGCGTCACCGTCGCCGACCTGGTCAGCGAGCACGGCCCGCTGCCCGTCCCCTGGGCCGCCGCCATCGCCGCCCAGGCCTGCGCCGTGCTCTCCGCCGCCCACTCCCTGTCGATCTGCCACCGCGACCTCAAGCCGACCAACCTGATGCTGTGCCCCGACGGCAGCGTCAAGGTGCTCGACTTCGGCCTCGCGATGGTGCGCGAGGCGGACGTCACCCAGTTCACCCGCATCGGCCAGATCCTCGGCACCCCCGCCTACATGGCGCCCGAGCAGATCCAGCGCGGCCTGGCGAGCCCGCGCAGCGACCTTTACGCCCTCGGCTGCGTGCTGCACGAGATGCTCACCGGCCGCCAGCTCTTCGTCGGCCCCACCGAATACGCCGTCTTCGAGAAACAGGTCAACGAACGCCCACCCGCCGTCCCCGGCGTCCCCGCCCCCCTGAACCGCCTGATCGCCGCCCTCCTGGAAAAGGACCCCGACGCCCGCCCCCCCGACGCCGTCACCCTGTACGACCGCCTCACCCCGTTCGCCGCCGACCTCCCCATGCTCCCCGGCTTCCTCACCCCACCCTCCATCTCCAGCCCCGGCCGCATGTACGCCCGCATCCTCGGCCGCGTCCTCCCCTGA
- a CDS encoding MarR family winged helix-turn-helix transcriptional regulator, giving the protein MGETRWLDEDEQRAWRTFLWASRLLHESLDRQLQHDAGMPHTYYMILAMLSEAPGRSMTMTDLARLVRSSPSRLSHAVTKLEAQGWVTRRKRPGDARTNVATLTPEGFAALADAAPGHVEEVRRVLFDHLAPDQVRQLQNIFENVLTTLTSPDADQTPRPWP; this is encoded by the coding sequence GTGGGCGAGACACGGTGGCTGGACGAGGACGAGCAGCGGGCGTGGCGCACCTTCCTGTGGGCGTCGCGCCTGCTGCACGAGTCACTGGACCGCCAGCTCCAGCACGACGCCGGCATGCCCCACACCTACTACATGATCCTCGCCATGCTCTCCGAGGCCCCCGGCCGCTCGATGACGATGACCGACCTCGCCCGCCTGGTCCGCTCCTCGCCGAGCAGACTCTCCCACGCGGTCACCAAGCTGGAGGCCCAGGGCTGGGTCACCCGCCGCAAACGCCCCGGCGACGCCCGTACCAACGTCGCCACCCTGACCCCCGAGGGCTTCGCCGCACTGGCGGACGCGGCCCCCGGCCACGTCGAGGAGGTCCGCCGGGTCCTCTTCGACCACCTCGCCCCCGACCAGGTGCGACAACTCCAGAACATCTTCGAGAACGTGCTGACCACCCTCACCTCCCCGGACGCCGATCAGACGCCGCGACCCTGGCCGTGA
- a CDS encoding NADPH-dependent FMN reductase: MTRNDARDAGGTMKIVGIAGSLLSRAYVRGLLEAAGAELPGPADLWIWEGLERVPPVAEGEIPPPVRDLCQALTAADGAIIAAPAHSVLPRQLEDALEWTSSAHGAWPLLGKPVVVVTCGARPYESMWTQTVLHRALGAAGASVHSAELVVPAGAPVFDAGGRIVHPASRESLRAALGRLRVSPLTVSSPQLN; this comes from the coding sequence GTGACGCGCAATGACGCGCGGGACGCTGGGGGGACCATGAAGATCGTCGGCATCGCGGGCAGCCTGCTTTCCCGGGCGTACGTCCGCGGGCTGCTGGAGGCCGCGGGCGCGGAACTGCCCGGGCCCGCGGACCTGTGGATCTGGGAGGGGCTGGAACGGGTGCCGCCCGTCGCGGAGGGGGAGATCCCGCCGCCGGTGCGCGACCTGTGCCAGGCCCTCACGGCGGCGGACGGCGCGATCATCGCCGCCCCCGCCCACAGCGTGCTGCCGCGGCAGCTCGAGGACGCCCTGGAGTGGACGTCGTCCGCGCACGGCGCCTGGCCGCTGCTCGGCAAGCCGGTCGTGGTGGTGACGTGCGGCGCGCGCCCCTACGAGTCGATGTGGACCCAGACCGTCCTGCACCGGGCGCTCGGCGCCGCCGGCGCCTCGGTCCACTCCGCCGAGCTCGTGGTGCCCGCCGGGGCGCCCGTGTTCGACGCCGGCGGCCGGATCGTCCACCCGGCCTCCCGCGAGTCCCTCCGCGCGGCGCTGGGCCGGCTGCGCGTCTCCCCGCTCACGGTCTCCTCACCACAACTCAATTGA
- a CDS encoding FUSC family protein → MRRLASRAPSIFQCAAAAAVAWVVAKELLGHPRPFFAPIAVVICIGVALGRRVRRMLEMVVGVGLGIGVGDLIIARIGSGAWQIALVVAFAMAVAVLLDEGPVIALQAGSSAVLVATLLPPSGSGGADRMVDAFVGGFVAMAAVALLPADPVALVHRHGRVVLDELADALEGAAEAIAGRDVALAADALDKARGSQAAVERLRDALQTGRETAVLSPLRWHTRGRLARYQEAGVHIDHALRNTRVLLRRTLAALRDGEPMPGELTAHLHGLAGAARLLGEELAAGAPPEGARRAALAVAAHEDTAPASGGFSTGVVTAQLRSITVDLLVATGLDRDTAMASLPAARGTAEERARDAHRPD, encoded by the coding sequence GTGCGGAGGCTCGCATCGAGGGCGCCGTCGATCTTCCAGTGCGCGGCCGCGGCCGCCGTGGCATGGGTCGTGGCCAAGGAGCTTCTCGGACATCCACGGCCGTTCTTCGCGCCGATCGCGGTCGTGATCTGCATCGGGGTCGCGCTCGGCCGGCGGGTGCGCCGCATGCTGGAGATGGTCGTCGGCGTCGGGCTCGGCATCGGCGTCGGTGACCTGATCATCGCGCGGATCGGCTCGGGGGCGTGGCAGATCGCGCTGGTCGTCGCGTTCGCGATGGCGGTGGCCGTGCTGCTGGACGAGGGGCCGGTGATCGCCCTGCAGGCCGGGTCGTCGGCCGTGCTGGTCGCCACGCTGCTCCCTCCGTCGGGCAGCGGCGGCGCAGACCGCATGGTGGACGCGTTCGTGGGCGGGTTCGTGGCGATGGCGGCCGTGGCGCTGCTCCCCGCCGACCCGGTCGCGCTGGTGCACCGGCACGGGCGCGTGGTCCTGGACGAGCTGGCCGACGCCCTGGAGGGCGCTGCCGAGGCGATCGCCGGGCGGGACGTCGCGCTCGCCGCCGACGCGCTGGACAAGGCGCGCGGATCGCAGGCCGCCGTCGAACGGCTGCGCGACGCGCTCCAGACCGGGCGTGAGACGGCCGTGCTGAGCCCCCTGCGCTGGCACACGCGCGGCAGGCTGGCCCGCTACCAGGAGGCCGGCGTCCACATCGACCACGCCCTGCGCAACACCCGCGTGCTCCTGCGCCGCACGCTCGCGGCGCTGCGGGACGGCGAGCCGATGCCCGGCGAGCTGACCGCCCATCTGCACGGCCTGGCCGGCGCGGCACGGCTGCTGGGCGAGGAGCTGGCCGCCGGGGCGCCGCCCGAGGGCGCGCGGCGCGCGGCGCTGGCCGTGGCCGCGCACGAGGACACCGCCCCCGCGTCCGGCGGCTTCTCCACCGGCGTCGTCACGGCCCAGCTCCGGTCCATCACCGTGGACCTGCTCGTCGCGACCGGCCTGGACCGCGACACGGCGATGGCGTCCCTGCCCGCGGCGCGCGGGACCGCCGAGGAGCGCGCGCGGGACGCCCACCGCCCCGACTGA
- a CDS encoding N-acyl-D-amino-acid deacylase family protein — translation MVADGTGAPAHAADVTVTGGRITAVDPPGGAVAGGRRVLPADGLVLAPGFVDMHAHSDLALLTEPAHLAKVAQGVTCEVLGQDGLSYAPVDDGTLAQLRRQIAGWNGDPDGFDWNWRTVGEYLDRLDQGIAVNACYLVPQGTVRALVMGWDARPATEDELRCQKELVATAMEEGAAGLSSGLTYTPGMYADTRELTELCAVVARYGGYYSPHHRSYGAGALDAYAEMVEVSRESGCPLHLAHATMNFGVNAGRAQDLLDLLDAAIARGCDITLDTYPYLPGSTTLAALLPSWASEGGPAATLARLRDPGAAARVRHDLEETGSDGCHGVPVDWATIQIAGTRSPALAVRAGRTIADLAAESGRAPFEVFRDQLLDDELGTTILQLVGNEENVRAIMRHPAHTAGSDGLLTGARPHPRAWGTFARYLGHYARDEGVLTLEECVAHLSGRAARRLKLDGRGFVRAGYHADLVLFDPATVADTATFEDPRRTPDGIPHVFVGGVSVISDGRPTGALPGRALRRTPDGTRAR, via the coding sequence ATGGTCGCCGACGGCACCGGCGCCCCCGCCCACGCCGCGGACGTCACGGTCACCGGCGGCCGGATCACCGCCGTCGACCCGCCGGGCGGGGCCGTCGCCGGCGGGCGCCGCGTCCTGCCCGCCGACGGGCTGGTCCTCGCGCCCGGCTTCGTCGACATGCACGCCCACTCCGACCTCGCCCTGCTCACCGAGCCCGCCCACCTCGCCAAGGTCGCGCAGGGCGTCACCTGCGAGGTCCTCGGCCAGGACGGCCTGTCCTACGCGCCCGTGGACGACGGCACGCTCGCCCAGCTGCGCCGCCAGATCGCCGGGTGGAACGGCGACCCGGACGGCTTCGACTGGAACTGGCGGACCGTCGGCGAATACCTCGACCGGCTCGACCAGGGCATCGCCGTCAACGCCTGCTACCTGGTGCCCCAGGGGACGGTGCGCGCGCTCGTCATGGGCTGGGACGCCCGCCCTGCCACCGAGGACGAGCTGCGGTGCCAGAAGGAGCTGGTCGCCACCGCGATGGAGGAGGGCGCGGCCGGCCTGTCGAGCGGGCTCACCTACACGCCCGGCATGTACGCCGACACCCGCGAGCTGACCGAGCTGTGCGCGGTCGTCGCCCGGTACGGCGGCTACTACTCGCCGCACCACCGTTCCTATGGCGCCGGGGCCCTCGACGCGTACGCCGAGATGGTGGAGGTGTCGCGCGAGTCCGGCTGCCCGCTGCACCTCGCCCACGCGACCATGAACTTCGGCGTCAACGCCGGGCGCGCCCAGGACCTGCTGGACCTGCTGGACGCGGCCATCGCCCGGGGCTGCGACATCACCCTCGACACCTACCCCTACCTGCCCGGCTCCACGACGCTGGCCGCGCTGCTGCCGAGCTGGGCCTCCGAGGGCGGCCCCGCCGCCACGCTGGCCCGGCTGCGCGACCCGGGCGCCGCCGCCCGCGTGCGCCACGACCTGGAGGAGACCGGCTCGGACGGCTGCCACGGCGTGCCGGTGGACTGGGCCACCATCCAGATCGCCGGCACCCGGTCGCCCGCCCTCGCCGTCCGCGCCGGGCGCACGATCGCCGACCTCGCCGCGGAGTCCGGCCGCGCGCCGTTCGAGGTGTTCCGCGACCAGCTCCTCGACGACGAGCTCGGCACCACGATCCTGCAACTGGTCGGCAACGAGGAGAACGTGCGGGCCATCATGCGGCACCCGGCGCACACCGCGGGCAGCGACGGCCTGCTCACCGGCGCCCGCCCGCACCCGCGCGCCTGGGGCACGTTCGCCCGCTACCTCGGCCACTACGCCCGCGACGAGGGCGTCCTGACCCTGGAGGAATGCGTCGCCCACCTCAGCGGGCGCGCCGCCCGGCGGCTGAAGCTGGACGGGCGCGGCTTCGTGCGCGCCGGCTACCACGCCGACCTGGTCCTCTTCGACCCCGCGACCGTCGCCGACACCGCCACCTTCGAGGACCCCCGCCGCACGCCCGACGGCATCCCGCACGTCTTCGTCGGCGGCGTGTCCGTCATCTCCGACGGCCGCCCCACGGGCGCCCTCCCCGGCCGCGCCCTCCGCCGCACCCCCGACGGCACCCGCGCCCGCTGA